In Myxocyprinus asiaticus isolate MX2 ecotype Aquarium Trade chromosome 16, UBuf_Myxa_2, whole genome shotgun sequence, a single window of DNA contains:
- the has1 gene encoding hyaluronan synthase 1 — protein sequence MEIKPVLRRFGSLVRAILTFLFALLVLGVMLWAYIDGFPIVTSQFNIISLGFYGVLLSLHVLIQSLFAFVEHQRMRARRKPCSYTKTIGFTISAYQEDPTYLQECLQSVRALQYPSELLRIIMVVDGNSEDDRYMMEMFREVFADQDPGCYVWQNNYHSWNPKPEERDAAEADGTEGDDRMVFEDPQRFEVEELIRTKKCVCIMQKWGGKREVMYTAFKALGSSVDYIQVCDSDTKLDPLATVELCKVLESNQKYGAVGGDVMILNLKDSYISFMSSLRYWMAFNIERACQSFFDCVSCISGPLGLYRNDLLQQFLESWYNQKFLGTHCTFGDDRHLTNRMLSMGYATKYTAHSKCYTETPAQFLRWLNQQTRWTKSYFREWLFNAMWWHKHHLWMTYESIVSGIFPFFVTATIIKLFWTGTLWDILWVLCCIQLIGLVKAAYACILRQNVVMLFMSLYSALYMTSLLPAKYFAILTMNKSSWGTSGRRKMVGNYIPLAPLSVWAAILLGGLGYTTYKESQMDWTTDAKKEEIKFLTFGAAAYLCYWLLMICLYWMWFRRLFRKRSQSYTVNV from the exons ATGGAAATCAAGCCAGTATTAAGAAGATTTGGCTCACTGGTCCGAGCCATTCTCACATTTCTCTTTGCTCTCCTGGTACTTGGGGTGATGTTATGGGCATACATCGATGGTTTCCCAATAGTGACATCTCAATTCAACATCATCTCATTAGGTTTCTATGGAGTGCTGCTCAGCCTCCATGTCCTAATTCAGAGCTTGTTTGCCTTTGTGGAGCACCAGCGGATGCGTGCAAGACGCAAACCGTGCTCTTACACAAAGACCATTGGCTTTACAATCTCAGCCTATCAGGAGGATCCAACATATCTGCAAGAGTGTCTTCAATCAGTACGGGCACTGCAGTACCCATCTGAGTTACTGCGCATTATCATGGTAGTGGACGGAAACTCAGAAGATGACCGCTACATGATGGAGATGTTCCGTGAAGTCTTTGCAGATCAGGATCCTGGCTGTTATGTGTGGCAAAACAACTACCACTCTTGGAACCCCAAACCCGAAGAGAGGGATGCAGCTGAAGCTGATGGTACAGAAGGGGATGATAGGATGGTGTTTGAAGACCCCCAGCGCTTCGAGGTTGAGGAGCTCATCAGGACCAAGAAGTGTGTGTGCATTATGCAAAAATGGGGAGGAAAGAGGGAGGTGATGTATACAGCATTCAAGGCACTAGGATCATCTGTGGATTATATACAG GTGTGTGATTCAGACACAAAATTAGACCCTCTAGCCACAGTGGAGCTATGCAAAGTGCTGGAGAGTAACCAAAAGTACGGTGCTGTAGGAGGCGATGTGATGATCCTCAACCTTAAAGACTCCTATATTAGCTTCATGAGCAGCCTGCGCTACTGGATGGCCTTTAACATTGAGAGAGCCTGCCAGTCCTTCTTTGACTGTGTCTCCTGTATCAGTGGCCCCTTAG GTCTTTATAGGAATGACTTGCTACAGCAGTTTCTGGAATCCTGGTACAATCAGAAGTTTCTGGGCACTCACTGCACTTTTGGAGATGACCGGCATCTTACCAATCGAATGCTAAGCATGGGCTATGCTACAAA GTACACAGCCCATTCTAAGTGCTACACAGAGACTCCTGCCCAGTTTTTGCGCTGGCTCAACCAGCAAACTCGCTGGACTAAATCCTACTTTCGCGAGTGGCTCTTTAATGCAATGTGGTGGCACAAGCATCACCTGTGGATGACCTATGAATCAATTGTCTCAGGCATCTTTCCTTTTTTTGTCACTGCCACAATTATCAAGCTCTTCTGGACAGGCACTCTATGGGACATCTTGTGGGTTTTGTGTTGCATCCAGCTGATTGGTCTGGTAAAGGCAGCCTATGCCTGCATCTTGCGTCAAAATGTGGTGATGCTTTTCATGTCCTTATATTCTGCCCTCTATATGACCAGCCTCCTGCCTGCCAAATACTTTGCCATTCTCACCATGAACAAAAGCAGCTGGGGGACATCGGGTCGGCGGAAGATGGTGGGGAACTATATTCCCCTGGCACCACTTTCAGTGTGGGCGGCGATCTTGTTGGGAGGCCTGGGGTACACAACCTACAAGGAATCCCAGATGGACTGGACAACAGATGCAAAAAAAGAGGAGATCAAGTTTTTGACATTTGGAGCTGCAGCTTATTTATGCTACTGGCTTTTAATGATCTGCCTCTATTGGATGTGGTTTCGGAGATTATTCCGAAAACGCTCACAAAGTTACACTGTGAATGTATAG
- the spaca6 gene encoding sperm acrosome associated 6, which produces MLRNILLAEIMPIVEEFDQRTNEDTVYEIRLQAAANNFIAATSRLPRASGCFPPCGFQAQGAVYNCMTCQFDSCEFPLDCPVKEIKVEENNRTQMWCEVPFHLPKDVKIVWRYAMEKTMLIDQFKEVTVGMDPLYFIPSARMEHSGTYQCEIFSQEHSLIRIYYYLTVVPLVQLGQAELQDVFEQALLPGGQFSPLSPTVPVTLLLPSTDFLTTCLAAMLLLIFLSLGVLYWLSYKSGTNDSVPDQDKKYMEKKKYVIHC; this is translated from the exons ACACAGTGTATGAGATCAGGTTACAGGCAGCAGCAAATAATTTCATTGCTGCAACCTCAAGGCTGCCTAGAG CCTCTGGATGTTTCCCCCCCTGTG gTTTCCAGGCGCAAGGAGCTGTTTATAACTGCATGACCTGTCAGTTTGACTCTTGTGAGTTCCCGCTTGATTGCCCCG TGAAGGAAATCAAAGTAGAGGAGAACAACAGGACTCAGATGTGGTGTGAGGTCCCGTTCCACTTGCCCAAAGATGTAAAGATAGTCTGGAGATATGCAATG GAGAAAACAATGTTGATAGATCAGTTCAAAGAAGTCACGGTTGGCATGGATCCTCTTTACTTCATCCCTTCTGCTCGAATGGAGCATTCAGGCACTTACCAGTGTGAAATTTTTTCTCAGGAGCACTCGCTCATCCGTATCTACTACTACCTCACTG TGGTCCCTCTGGTGCAGTTAGGTCAAGCAGAGCTTCAAGATGTCTTTGAACAGGCTCTGCTCCCAGGAGGACAATTTTCTCCACTGTCCCCTACTGTTCCAGTCACCTTGTTGCTGCCCAGCACTGACTTTCTTACCACCTGTCTGGCTGCAATGCTCCTGCTGATCTTCCTTAGTCTAGG GGTGCTGTATTGGTTGTCCTATAAAAGCGGGACCAATGATTCTGTTCCAGACCAAGACAAAAAATACATGGAAAAGAAGAAATATGTGATTCACTGCTAA